One Rhinolophus sinicus isolate RSC01 linkage group LG06, ASM3656204v1, whole genome shotgun sequence DNA window includes the following coding sequences:
- the ZNF143 gene encoding zinc finger protein 143 isoform X1, translated as MLLAQINRDSQGMAEFPGGGMEAQHVTLCLTEAVTVADGDNLENMEGVSLQAVTLADGSTAYIQHNSKDGKLIDGQVIQLEDGSAAYVQHVPIPKSTGDSLRLEDGQAVQLEDGTTAFIHHTSKDSYDQSALQAVQLEDGTTAYIHHAVQVPQSDTILAIQADGTVAGLHTGDATIDPDTISALEQYAAKVSIDGSESVTGAGMIGENEQEKKMQIVLQGHATRVTAKSQQSGEKAFRCAYDGCGKLYTTAHHLKVHERSHTGDRPYQCEHAGCGKAFATGYGLKSHFRTHTGEKPYRCSEDNCTKSFKTSGDLQKHIRTHTGERPFKCPIEGCGRSFTTSNIRKVHIRTHTGERPYYCTEPGCGRAFASATNYKNHVRIHTGEKPYVCTVPGCDKRFTEYSSLYKHHVVHTHSKPYNCNHCGKTYKQISTLAMHKRTAHNDTEPIEEEQEAFFEPPPGQSEDVLKGSQITYVTGVEGDDVVSTQVATVTQSGLSQQVTLISQDGTQHVNISQADMQAIGNTITMVTQDGTPITVPAHDAVISSAGTHSVAMVTAEGTEGQQVAIVAQDLAAFHTASSEMGHQQHSHHLVTTETRPLTLVATSNGTQIAVQLGEQPSLEEAIRIASRIQQGETPGLDD; from the exons ATGTTGTTAGCCCAAATAAATCGAGATTCTCAGGGAATGGCAGAGTTTCCTGGAGGAGGAATGGAGGCCCAGCATGTTACCCTGTGCCTGACAGAGGCAGTAACTGTGGCAG ATGGtgacaatttggaaaatatggaaGGTGTCAGCTTGCAAGCAGTGACACTTGCAGATGGTTCTACTGCTTACATACAGCACAATTCCAAAG ATGGAAAACTCATAGATGGCCAGGTCATTCAGTTGGAAGATGGTTCTGCTGCCTATGTTCAACATGTACCCATACCTAAAAGTA CAGGGGACAGTTTACGTCTAGAGGATGGTCAAGCAGTACAGTTAGAAGATGGAACTACAGCATTTATTCACCATACCtccaaag ATAGTTATGACCAGAGCGCATTACAGGCAGTTCAGCTGGAGGACGGCACCACAGCTTACATCCACCATGCAGTGCAAGTCCCGCAGTCGGACACCATCTTGGCCATTCAGGCTGATGGTACAGTGGCAGGTCTGCACACTGGAGATGCCACGATCGACCCTGACACCATCAGTGCTTTGGAACAGTATGCAGCAAAG gtgtccattgatggaagtGAAAGTGTAACAGGTGCTGGAATGATTGGAGAAAatgagcaagagaaaaaaatgcag ATTGTCTTACAAGGACATGCAACAAGAGTAACTGCTAAATCTCAACAGAGTGGAGAGAAGGCATTTCGATGTGCATATGATGGATGTGGAAAATTATATACAACAGCTCATCATCTTAAG GTCCATGAGAGGTCACACACAGGAGACCGGCCTTACCAGTGTGAGCATGCAGGCTGTGGGAAAGCATTTGCAACAG gttATGGATTAAAAAGTCATTTCAGAACTCACACAGGAGAAAAGCCATATCGGTGTTCAGAAGATAATTGTACTAAATCTTTCAAAACTTCAGGAGATCTACAGAAACATATCAGAACTCATACAG GAGAAAGGCCCTTTAAATGTCCCATTGAAGGCTGCGGTCGGTCTTTTACAACATCAAATATCAGAAAAGTGCATATTAGGACACACACAGGAGAAAGACCTTATTACTGCACAGAACCAGGATGTGGGAGGGCGTTTGCCAGTGCAACCAATTATAAAAACCATGTGAGGATACATACAG GGGAAAAGCCATATGTTTGTACAGTCCCTGGGTGTGATAAAAGGTTTACAGAATATTCCAGTTTGTACAAACATCATGTTGTTCACACTCACTCCAAACCATACAACTGTAACCACTGTGGGAAGACGTACAAGCAGATCTCCACGCTGGCCATGCACAAACGGACGGCCCACAATGACACTGAGCCCATCGAGGAGGAGCAGGAAGCCTTCTTTGAGCCTCCCCCAG GTCAAAGTGAAGATGTTCTTAAAGGGTCCCAGATCACGTATGTTACAGGTGTAGAAGGGGACGATGTTGTGTCTACACAAGTGGCCACAGTAACCCAATCTGGGTTGAGTCAACAAGTTACACTCATATCCCAGGACGGGACTCAGCAT GTCAACATATCTCAAGCTGACATGCAAGCCATTGGCAATACCATCACAATGGTAACTCAGGATGGCACGCCCATCACAGTCCCTGCTCATGATGCAGTCATCTCCTCAGCAGGAACACACTCTGTTGCTATGGTAACTGCTGAGGGTACAGAAGGGCAGCAg GTTGCAATTGTGGCTCAGGACTTGGCAGCATTCCACACTGCGTCATCAGAAATGGGGCACCAACAGCACAGCCATCACTTAGTAACCACGGAAACCAGACCTCTGACCTTAGTGGCAACATCCAATGGCACCCAGATTGCAGTTCAG CTTGGAGAACAGCCATCTCTGGAAGAAGCCATCAGAATAGCATCCAGGATCCAACAAGGAGAAACGCCAGGGTTGGATGACTAA
- the ZNF143 gene encoding zinc finger protein 143 isoform X2: MLLAQINRDSQGMAEFPGGGMEAQHVTLCLTEAVTVADGDNLENMEGVSLQAVTLADGSTAYIQHNSKDGKLIDGQVIQLEDGSAAYVQHVPIPKSRDSLRLEDGQAVQLEDGTTAFIHHTSKDSYDQSALQAVQLEDGTTAYIHHAVQVPQSDTILAIQADGTVAGLHTGDATIDPDTISALEQYAAKVSIDGSESVTGAGMIGENEQEKKMQIVLQGHATRVTAKSQQSGEKAFRCAYDGCGKLYTTAHHLKVHERSHTGDRPYQCEHAGCGKAFATGYGLKSHFRTHTGEKPYRCSEDNCTKSFKTSGDLQKHIRTHTGERPFKCPIEGCGRSFTTSNIRKVHIRTHTGERPYYCTEPGCGRAFASATNYKNHVRIHTGEKPYVCTVPGCDKRFTEYSSLYKHHVVHTHSKPYNCNHCGKTYKQISTLAMHKRTAHNDTEPIEEEQEAFFEPPPGQSEDVLKGSQITYVTGVEGDDVVSTQVATVTQSGLSQQVTLISQDGTQHVNISQADMQAIGNTITMVTQDGTPITVPAHDAVISSAGTHSVAMVTAEGTEGQQVAIVAQDLAAFHTASSEMGHQQHSHHLVTTETRPLTLVATSNGTQIAVQLGEQPSLEEAIRIASRIQQGETPGLDD; the protein is encoded by the exons ATGTTGTTAGCCCAAATAAATCGAGATTCTCAGGGAATGGCAGAGTTTCCTGGAGGAGGAATGGAGGCCCAGCATGTTACCCTGTGCCTGACAGAGGCAGTAACTGTGGCAG ATGGtgacaatttggaaaatatggaaGGTGTCAGCTTGCAAGCAGTGACACTTGCAGATGGTTCTACTGCTTACATACAGCACAATTCCAAAG ATGGAAAACTCATAGATGGCCAGGTCATTCAGTTGGAAGATGGTTCTGCTGCCTATGTTCAACATGTACCCATACCTAAAAGTA GGGACAGTTTACGTCTAGAGGATGGTCAAGCAGTACAGTTAGAAGATGGAACTACAGCATTTATTCACCATACCtccaaag ATAGTTATGACCAGAGCGCATTACAGGCAGTTCAGCTGGAGGACGGCACCACAGCTTACATCCACCATGCAGTGCAAGTCCCGCAGTCGGACACCATCTTGGCCATTCAGGCTGATGGTACAGTGGCAGGTCTGCACACTGGAGATGCCACGATCGACCCTGACACCATCAGTGCTTTGGAACAGTATGCAGCAAAG gtgtccattgatggaagtGAAAGTGTAACAGGTGCTGGAATGATTGGAGAAAatgagcaagagaaaaaaatgcag ATTGTCTTACAAGGACATGCAACAAGAGTAACTGCTAAATCTCAACAGAGTGGAGAGAAGGCATTTCGATGTGCATATGATGGATGTGGAAAATTATATACAACAGCTCATCATCTTAAG GTCCATGAGAGGTCACACACAGGAGACCGGCCTTACCAGTGTGAGCATGCAGGCTGTGGGAAAGCATTTGCAACAG gttATGGATTAAAAAGTCATTTCAGAACTCACACAGGAGAAAAGCCATATCGGTGTTCAGAAGATAATTGTACTAAATCTTTCAAAACTTCAGGAGATCTACAGAAACATATCAGAACTCATACAG GAGAAAGGCCCTTTAAATGTCCCATTGAAGGCTGCGGTCGGTCTTTTACAACATCAAATATCAGAAAAGTGCATATTAGGACACACACAGGAGAAAGACCTTATTACTGCACAGAACCAGGATGTGGGAGGGCGTTTGCCAGTGCAACCAATTATAAAAACCATGTGAGGATACATACAG GGGAAAAGCCATATGTTTGTACAGTCCCTGGGTGTGATAAAAGGTTTACAGAATATTCCAGTTTGTACAAACATCATGTTGTTCACACTCACTCCAAACCATACAACTGTAACCACTGTGGGAAGACGTACAAGCAGATCTCCACGCTGGCCATGCACAAACGGACGGCCCACAATGACACTGAGCCCATCGAGGAGGAGCAGGAAGCCTTCTTTGAGCCTCCCCCAG GTCAAAGTGAAGATGTTCTTAAAGGGTCCCAGATCACGTATGTTACAGGTGTAGAAGGGGACGATGTTGTGTCTACACAAGTGGCCACAGTAACCCAATCTGGGTTGAGTCAACAAGTTACACTCATATCCCAGGACGGGACTCAGCAT GTCAACATATCTCAAGCTGACATGCAAGCCATTGGCAATACCATCACAATGGTAACTCAGGATGGCACGCCCATCACAGTCCCTGCTCATGATGCAGTCATCTCCTCAGCAGGAACACACTCTGTTGCTATGGTAACTGCTGAGGGTACAGAAGGGCAGCAg GTTGCAATTGTGGCTCAGGACTTGGCAGCATTCCACACTGCGTCATCAGAAATGGGGCACCAACAGCACAGCCATCACTTAGTAACCACGGAAACCAGACCTCTGACCTTAGTGGCAACATCCAATGGCACCCAGATTGCAGTTCAG CTTGGAGAACAGCCATCTCTGGAAGAAGCCATCAGAATAGCATCCAGGATCCAACAAGGAGAAACGCCAGGGTTGGATGACTAA